A window of Cellulosimicrobium protaetiae genomic DNA:
GCCCAGCGCCGGCCGAGGCCCCACGTGTCGCCCGCGAGCGTCGTCGCGAGGACGGCGAGCAGCAGGATGACGACAAGGTGCGAGTCCACCACCGGGTTGGTCGACCCGGCCGCAAGAGGCCACTGCGACAGCCACAGGAGCGCGAAGAGCACGCCTCCGCTCACGGCCGCGACGCGCAGCCCGATCCCGAGCAGCAGCGCGAGCCCGACGCCGAGCAGTCCCAGCATGAAGAGCCAGTCCGTGACCGGGCCGGCGATCGAGGTGAACGTGCTCGCGAGCGGTCCCTGGACACCGTTCTGCAGGTAGCCCTGGGTCGGGGCGCCACCCGCGAGCCACGCGCGCTCGGCGGGCGTCGCGTACCCGAGGCCGAGGAGCTTGTCGGTGAACGGCCACAGGAAGACGACGGCCCCACCGAGGCGTGCGAGCGCCAGCGCCCGCCGTGCGGACGCACGGGTGACGACGGTCTCCTGGGTGACGGGCGCGGCGACGGCCGTGGTCGGCGCCGGCGTGGTCGGCTGCGCCGGGCTGTCGGGCGGTGAGGACGTGCTGGTGGACGCGGACATGGGTGAGCCCCCTCGGGAGGTGAATGTCGGAGAGATGACAGATGTCGCTATGGTGAGGCTTGCCTAACCTACGGCGCGGTCG
This region includes:
- a CDS encoding DoxX family protein — its product is MSASTSTSSPPDSPAQPTTPAPTTAVAAPVTQETVVTRASARRALALARLGGAVVFLWPFTDKLLGLGYATPAERAWLAGGAPTQGYLQNGVQGPLASTFTSIAGPVTDWLFMLGLLGVGLALLLGIGLRVAAVSGGVLFALLWLSQWPLAAGSTNPVVDSHLVVILLLAVLATTLAGDTWGLGRRWAALPFVRRAAWLR